The proteins below are encoded in one region of Penicillium psychrofluorescens genome assembly, chromosome: 4:
- a CDS encoding uncharacterized protein (ID:PFLUO_006928-T1.cds;~source:funannotate) → MSLPTQSQQWNLHEKPYGEPVLDGDKPTFALNNAKIPALKDGQILLKTLYLSNDPAQRSWISPLARAERLYLPPVQVGQPMASMGIAEVVDSRSPDVKTGSLVTGMPNWTEYSIDEAKNVDVIDPQPGLPVTHFLGVLGLPGFTAYYALTQIVKATAKDAIVVSGAAGAVGTMVVQIAKKMIGCRKVIGIAGTDDKCRWVEKLGADVCLNYKSSSFKLELTKETEGFVEIYFDNVGGDILDFMLTRLAKFGRVAASGTISNYNRDVDTIGLKNFYEVITMRLQILGFINLDWIDHLSEVRAILIDEWKKGNIVIGDESEMIIDTDFADIPRTWMMLYSGGNTGKLVTKVKH, encoded by the exons ATGAGTTTACCGACCCAATCGCAGCAATGGAATCTTCATGAGAAACCATACGGAGAACCCGTGCTGGACGGCGATAAGCCCACATTCGCCTTGAACAATGCCAAGATCCCCGCGCTGAAGGACGGACAGATTTTGCTGAAGACGCTGTATCTCAGCAATGATCCCGCTCAGCGatcctggatctcgccgCTTGCCCGGGCAGAGCGCCTGTACCTGCCTCCCGTGCAAGTGGGCCAGCCTATGGCGTCCATGGGTATTGCGGAAGTCGTGGACTCGCGCAGCCCGGACGTCAAGACTGGTAGCTTGGTCACTGGTATGCCGAATTGGACGGAGTACTCGATCGACGAAGCCAAGAATGTTGATGTCATTGATCCCCAGCCCGGTCTGCCCGTTACCCACTTCCTGGGTGTGCTGGGTCTGCCTGGTTTCACGGCGTACTATGCTCTGACACAGATCGTTAAGGCGACTGCGAAGGACGCCATTGTTGTTAGCGGTGCGGCTGGTGCGGTGGGGACCATGGTAGTTCAAATTGCTAAGAAGATGATCGGATGCCGAAAG GTGATTGGTATTGCTGGCACAGATGACAAGTGCAGGTgggtggagaagctgggtgCGGATGTCTGTTTGAACTATAAGTCGTCTTCGTTTAAACTGGAGCTCACTAAGGAGACTGAGGGCTTCGTGGAGATCTACTTTG ACAACGTTGGCGGAGATATCCTGGACTTCATGTTGACTCGCCTGGCGAAGTTTGGCCGTGTTGCTGCCAG TGGTACCATTTCCAACTACAACCGTGATGTGGACACCATTGGTCTGAAGAACTTCTAC GAAGTTATTACCATGCGTCTACAGATCCTTGGGTTTATTAATCTCGATTGGATTGACCACTTGTCTGAGGTGCgggccatcctcatcgacgAGTGGAAGAAGGGGAACATTGTCATTGGCGATGAGAGTGAAATGATTATCGATACAGACTTTGCCGATATTCCCCGCACCTGGATGATGTTGTATTCTGGTGGCAACACGGGAAAGCTAGTTACGAAGGTCAAACATTAA
- a CDS encoding uncharacterized protein (ID:PFLUO_006934-T1.cds;~source:funannotate), with translation MADSPPTYLSPSELGSKDYWEAYYARTLAHLSQSQPPNSSSTITTTTTDITPNAPSTEIDDSDSASEVNDDDDPGTSWFSEHNAPQKVLRFLTSKSFPLSPRNTLRRRGHSSSPTLPHQPRILDLGTGNGSMLALLRKKGGFVGEMVGVDYSARSVQLARELQSARGHSAYHTDDEDESESDEDYDEGEDEEVGEEQDPNAAAKEETVLARPEPGKEATAEAVGISADTDENQTPQEIRFEEWDILGSTAQLSETGTPSSAPPPADQKLDWFPYETGGFDIVLDKGTFDAVSLSDDAKDTRVCERYPRIARRLVRAGGFVVVTSCNWTEEELVSWFVGGGHDQGGNDRLVVWGRVEYPRFRFGGHEGQGVSTVCFRRVVQ, from the exons ATGGCCGACTCGCCCCCGACCTATCTCTCGCCCAGCGAGTTGGGCTCAAAGGATTA CTGGGAAGCATACTACGCACGCACACTCGCGCATCTCTCCCAATCGCAACCACCCAActcatcatccaccatcaccaccaccaccaccgatATCACTCCCAATGCACCATCCACAGAGATTGACGACTCGGACAGCGCCTCCGAAGTaaacgacgacgacgacccCGGCACATCATGGTTCTCCGAACACAACGCGCCCCAGAAAGTGCTCCGCTTCCTCACCTCGAAATCCTTCCCGCTGTCCCCGCGCAACAccctccgccgccgcggccattCGTCCTCACCCACCCTGCCACACCAGCCCAGGATCCTCGACCTGGGCACAGGGAATGGGAGCATGCTAGCGCTGTTGCGCAAAAAGGGCGGGTTCGTGGGTGAGATGGTGGGCGTGGATTACTCGGCGAGAAGCGTGCAGTTGGCGCGGGAGTTGCAGTCCGCAAGGGGTCATTCTGCCTATCATActgatgacgaggatgagtCTGAGTCTGATGAGGATTATGATGAAGgggaagatgaggaagtgGGTGAAGAGCAGGATCCGAACGCTGCTGCGAAAGAGGAGACTGTGCTTGCTCGCCCCGAGCCCGGAAAAGAAGCTACGGCGGAGGCAGTCGGCATCTCGGCAGACACAGATGAGAACCAAACTCCGCAGGAGATCCGCTTCGAGGAATGGGATATTCTCGGCTCGACCGCACAGCTCTCCGAGACCGGCACGCCGTCGtccgcaccaccacccgcgGACCAAAAACTAGACTGGTTCCCCTATGAAACGGGCGGTTTCGACATTGTCCTCGACAAGGGCACATTCGACGCCGTGTCTCTCTCAGACGACGCAAAGGACACGCGCGTCTGCGAGCGGTATCCGCGTATTGCGCGGCGGTTGGTGCGCGCAGGCGGGTTTGTGGTCGTGACCAGCTGCAAttggacggaggaggagctggttaGTTGGTTTGTCGGGGGTGGTCATGATCAGGGGGGCAATGATAGATTGGTTGTTTGGGGAAGGGTGGAGTATCCCCGGTTTCGGTTTGGGGGGCATGAAGGGCAGGGGGTGAGTACGGTGTGCTTTCGGAGGGTTGTGCAGTAG
- a CDS encoding uncharacterized protein (ID:PFLUO_006929-T1.cds;~source:funannotate), whose product MSSNDSKQRPSAEAVPYRGEPLPNVVEDLVVPKILNFGNPIDDDEKYWVPQAPDVWFRPLLFSVSQGYFVNLLRVRRSGILSRHRHTGPVHATTLKGRWHYLEHDWWANEGGYSYEPPGDIHTLEVPDGVEEMITMFHVTGAYIYVDPEGNAIGIEDVFSKLKTAKEHYKKVGLGEGFADQFIR is encoded by the coding sequence ATGTCCTCAAACGACAGCAAACAACGTCCTTCCGCCGAGGCAGTTCCCTACCGTGGCGAACCGCTTCCAAACGTGGTTGAAGACCTCGTCGTCCCCAAAATCCTGAACTTCGGCAATcccatcgacgacgacgagaagTACTGGGTTCCTCAAGCCCCAGATGTTTGGTTCCGACCCCTCCTCTTTTCGGTGTCACAGGGCTACTTCGTGAATCTGTTGCGGGTGCGCCGATCCGGGATCTTGAGTCGACACCGCCATACCGGACCCGTACATGCGACAACGTTGAAGGGCCGGTGGCATTACCTGGAGCATGACTGGTGGGCCAACGAAGGAGGGTATAGCTATGAGCCCCCGGGTGATATCCATACCCTAGAGGTTCcggatggtgttgaggaGATGATTACTATGTTCCACGTTACGGGGGCTTACATCTACGTTGATCCTGAGGGGAATGCGATTGGGATTGAGGATGTGTTTTCTAAATTGAAGACTGCGAAGGAACACTATAAGAAGGTCGGGCTTGGAGAGGGCTTTGCGGACCAATTTATTCGGTAA
- a CDS encoding uncharacterized protein (ID:PFLUO_006932-T1.cds;~source:funannotate) — MPSSVAYSETRILSDAGRALARLGQDNAAPDVDQGRPRNDDIFLNIARSDSTRRESLGRSDFRRSRLGYSAQSLRTPTTTTSRRDEEQTPSPDQRLTNADSPLLSQNGSPTIPYSSFAHSSASAHPLDDPNRLRYSGLASGPRSTIGVPRSRFSRSSPDASPQSPSFNGERRSSIHDPHPYRHSGLSTIRSSRQASGSEVTERGRVDGERSRADGTESTLSTTAPSTVWDELEDLKSRIRKLEITGKLPPSSQAAISGASHERPRTATTTVTTLSSSPKHGRKISTPTTDAENGSTQNQIHPLLQSALAKAKGILSTDVYAALEATITDALNLSGILGANTAPSGSVSVVNGGGYSSSERQARRKADSLCRSLTELCLALSDEQLKRNRSPVTSRDGPAQAQPSNGPESPQVPPTPSYQSSYQPSYQPAYQRSASHEPEGAAPERHPSSAHISRRFGSRRASLAFPSALSTTETASETKTPQTPSIPPTPTSRLHRISTSLRNRRVPAEEENQETTSPHSRSLSRAMTETGVPSAIPGKSPQQRYSHGHSVSRSISGAQHGQGFGMSSPQSPQYQPPQPSPAQPQSSLPRTPSTLSQSGLPYRRSYAPPPASYTPATSRSNIQAGSRRYGASPGYSPAQGSGGEDSPNYPQPEAPQTRISAPSGKMASSYTPIEQPRVRTNSLGARRFGLKYRSSAAPDDAGKNLDDSID, encoded by the exons ATGCCCTCGAGCGTGGCCTACTCCGAAACCAGGATCCTGAGCGACGCTGGCCGCGCCCTCGCCCGACTGGGCCAAGACAACGCTGCTCCAGACGTCGACCAGGGTCGGCCGCGGAACGACGATATCTTCCTGAACATCGCCAGGTCCGACTCGACCCGTCGCGAGTCGCTAGGTCGGTCGGATTTTAGACGG TCGCGACTCGGATACTCAGCTCAAAGTCTACGGACACCGACTACTACTACTTCTCGCCGCGACGAAGAGCAGACTCCTTCCCCTGATCAACGCCTCACCAATGCCGACAGCCCCTTGCTTTCGCAGAATGGTTCTCCAACCATTCCATACAGTTCTTTCGCACATTCCTCAGCATCCGCTCACCCACTAGACGATCCAAATCGCCTCCGATACTCGGGCTTAGCCTCCGGTCCGCGGTCTACCATCGGTGTACCGCGCAGCCGATTCAGTCGCTCGAGCCCAGATGCCTCTCCGCAATCCCCCTCTTTTAACGGAGAACGACGATCGTCCATCCATGATCCTCATCCATATCGCCATTCAGGGCTGTCGACTATTCGCAGCAGTCGCCAAGCGTCCGGCTCCGAAGTGACGGAGCGAGGTCgggtggatggagaaaggTCTCGTGCAGATGGAACCGAGTCAACATTATCAACGACCGCGCCATCTACAGTCTGGGATGAACTAGAAGACCTCAAGTCTCGCATTCGAAAGCTAGAGATCACAGGGAAACTACCTCCATCATCCCAAGCGGCGATCTCCGGCGCATCCCATGAGAGACCGCGCACTGCGACCACCACCGTGACcaccttgtcctcctcgcccaaaCACGGGCGCAAAATCAGTACCCCAACAACagacgccgaaaatggctcGACTCAGAACCAAATACATCCACTGCTGCAGTCTGCGTTGGCAAAGGCCAAAGGCATCCTCAGCACTGACGTGTACGCGGCCCTGGAGGCGACGATCACGGACGCTCTAAATCTTTCCGGGATATTGGGTGCCAACACAGCTCCATCGGGCAGCGTCTCGGTTGTGAATGGTGGCGGATACAGCTCGTCAGAAAGACAGGCCAGACGCAAAGCGGACAGCCTGTGTCGCAGTCTGACGGAGCTCTGCCTGGCCTTGTCGgatgagcagctcaagaGGAACCGCTCGCCTGTGACCAGTCGTGACGGGCCGGCACAGGCCCAGCCGTCAAATGGCCCCGAAAGCCCTCAGGTGCCTCCAACGCCGTCGTACCAATCGTCATATCAGCCGTCATATCAACCGGCATATCAACGAAGTGCTAGCCACGAACCGGAAGGGGCTGCGCCCGAACGGCATCCGAGCTCCGCCCACATCTCCCGTCGCTTCGGATCACGCAGAGCATCTTTGGCCTTTCCAAGTGCCCTTTCCACCACCGAAACTGCATCAGAGACAAAGACGCCTCAAACTCCGAGCATCCCTCCTACCCCGACTAGCCGTCTTCATCGCATCTCTACCTCTCTCCGAAACCGCAGAGTGCCcgccgaagaggagaacCAAGAGACCACAAGTCCCCATTCTCGCTCACTCTCAAGGGCTATGACGGAAACTGGCGTACCCAGTGCCATCCCAGGCAAATCCCCACAGCAGCGCTACTCTCATGGTCATTCAGTCTCCCGATCCATCTCCGGTGCACAGCACGGTCAGGGCTTCGGCATGTCTTCTCCTCAGTCCCCTCAATATCAACCCCCACAACCGTCTCCAGCTCAGCCGCAATCGTCACTGCCTCGCACCCCTTCAACCCTCTCCCAGTCCGGGCTGCCATACCGTCGCAGCTACGCACCTCCGCCCGCATCTTACACCCCAGCGACATCCCGCTCCAATATTCAAGCTGGATCCCGCCGATACGGTGCGTCGCCTGGCTACTCCCCAGCACAAGGATCTGGCGGAGAAGACAGTCCCAATTATCCCCAGCCAGAGGCGCCGCAGACCCGCATCTCTGCCCCATCAGGCAAGATGGCATCCAGCTACACGCCCATCGAACAACCTCGAGTCCGGACCAACAGCCTAGGCGCGCGGCGATTCGGTCTCAAATACCGGtcttctgctgcaccagATGACGCAGGGAAGAATCTAGACGACAGCATTGATTAA
- a CDS encoding uncharacterized protein (ID:PFLUO_006933-T1.cds;~source:funannotate), which yields MPVQTSPPSLLDSFPSFMSVYGGLPPRYKEEDSSIQPLQVPSHIPVDTRRLHPSAHRESVSSTTTASTESSPTTTVSPFDSPAGGDISPSSSPESPTAMPMSYPKFTPFAARHVEPASHPSLSTDVPRLSPNPSTNALSSPSSPGRRARNLKNLSLRMPPPSQGRPPIATASVVETTSSHHLSGPPSPIQIPPKSSRRRPANLTIRTPGFDKSFSNHAVDVVPPTPLGPQQSLRHTESTPSLASITSPCFAPTGGMNLPRPMTHHGAHLSPGASSEDTTSPLTSLPDNGSTFSHCVLHELEEEDDHIDSRESTRKKDRGYPDGPIRIHDSGVYLYLEPTAEEAAKFDVVVNVAKEVANPFITTKEERNDTVMSTWRNASMASNRFSSGDPHTAMSEVSFKSAFEFQPPDCDSGTPTTPTPTSANPTPEYIHVSWDHNSEILDDLLPLCELIDGRISQGKRVLVHCQLGASRSASLVIAYGLYKNQHLDFNSMYEMVKERSQWVGPNMSLIYQLTDFRSRLMRAPPSRPPPQEWFVNGNRRSSEPQHPQAQQATANMAAADSTASRRPPFRKLAQAPSLGCLNVSSTSSMRPTTSDGRGMPKSPSPKRSLSPRPLPFRQKFQSIAPASGSGRRRGLARISSCEPLIQSHVFMRDAPNPEPALFSPRTTDFLAPPSFVPPLLRPPPSRGNSHIPDAPQPMQLTPEPVDPRSPPSGGEPLIMRNIDEFL from the coding sequence ATGCCAGTACAGACCAGTCCACCGTCCTTGCTGGACTCGTTCCCGTCCTTTATGTCGGTGTATGGTGGACTGCCCCCGCGCTacaaggaggaagacagTAGCATCCAGCCTCTTCAGGTCCCATCCCATATTCCTGTCGATACACGTCGCCTTCATCCCTCTGCTCATCGCGAAAGCGTGTCGTCTACAACGACGGCATCAACCGAATCTTCGCCGACCACGACGGTCTCGCCCTTTGACTCGCCCGCCGGCGGTGATATCTCCCCCAGCTCATCCCCGGAATCCCCCACGGCGATGCCCATGTCATACCCTAAATTCACGCCGTTTGCTGCTCGTCATGTCGAGCCTGCATCGCATCCATCCCTATCAACGGACGTGCCCCGGCTGTCGCCCAACCCGTCCACCAATGCACTCTCCAGCCCCAGCTCTCCAGGGCGACGAGCTCGGAATTTGAAGAACCTATCACTGCGGATGCCTCCACCATCACAGGGGCGGCCTCCTATTGCCACCGCTTCCGTTGTGGAGACGACTTCCAGTCACCATCTGTCGGGCCcgccttctcccatccaAATTCCTCCCAAGAGTTCTCGGCGGCGACCCGCAAACCTTACTATACGGACACCAGGATTTGACAAATCGTTCTCCAATCATGCCGTTGACGTGGTCCCTCCCACCCCTCTGGGACCACAGCAATCCCTACGGCACACCGAATCGACGCCGTCCTTGGCGTCGATCACGTCGCCTTGTTTCGCCCCCACAGGAGGGATGAACCTTCCACGCCCGATGACGCACCATGGTGCCCATCTATCCCCGGGCGCATCTTCAGAGGATACAACGTCCCCGCTAACGTCTCTTCCTGACAATGGATCTACCTTCTCACATTGCGTGCTGCATGAACtagaagaagaggatgatcATATCGACTCCCGGGAATCGACTCGCAAGAAGGATCGAGGCTATCCGGATGGGCCAATCCGGATTCACGACTCGGGAGTGTATCTGTACTTGGAACCGACCGCCGAAGAGGCCGCCAAGTTTGACGTCGTGGTGAATGTCGCGAAGGAAGTGGCAAACCcgttcatcaccaccaaggaggaaCGAAATGACACGGTCATGAGCACCTGGCGCAACgcctcgatggcctcgaaTCGGTTCTCCAGCGGCGATCCTCACACCGCAATGTCCGAAGTATCCTTCAAATCGGCATTTGAATTTCAACCCCCTGACTGTGACTCGGGTACCCCGACCACGCCAACCCCGACTTCTGCAAACCCCACACCGGAATATATCCATGTTTCATGGGATCACAACtccgagattctggacgaCCTGCTCCCTCTATGCGAGCTCATCGACGGTCGGATATCCCAGGGCAAGAGGGTTCTTGTCCACTGCCAGCTAGGTGCCAGTCGCTCGGCTTCCCTGGTGATCGCCTATGGTCTGTATAAAAACCAACACTTGGACTTCAACTCGATGTATGAGATGGTCAAAGAACGCAGCCAGTGGGTGGGTCCAAACATGAGCCTCATCTACCAGCTCACGGACTTTCGGTCACGGTTAATGCGAGCACCGCCATcgcgccctcctcctcaggAGTGGTTTGTCAATGGCAACCGCAGGAGCTCTGAGCCCCAGCACCCTCAGGCCCAGCAGGCAACTGCAAATatggccgccgccgactcGACAGCAAGCCGCCGGCCACCTTTCCGTAAACTGGCCCAGGCGCCCTCGCTGGGCTGTTTGAATGTTTCTTCGACGAGCTCCATGCGACCGACCACCAGCGACGGACGGGGTATGCCCAAGTCACCGTCACCCAAGCGCAGCCTCTCCCCGCGCCCATTGCCATTCCGCCAAAAGTTCCAGTCTATTGCACCCGCCTCGGGCTCGGGTCGACGACGCGGCCTGGCCCGCATCAGCAGCTGCGAACCCCTGATCCAATCGCATGTGTTTATGCGCGATGCGCCGAATCCAGAACCGGCCTTGTTTTCTCCCAGAACCACCGACTTTCTTGCACCACCATCTTTCGTACCACCATTACTTCGGCCTCCTCCGTCCCGGGGCAACTCTCACATTCCAGATGCTCCTCAACCCATGCAGCTCACACCTGAACCGGTCGATCCACGCTCCCCTCCCTCGGGCGGCGAGCCTCTGATCATGAGAAATATTGATGAATTTCTGTAA
- a CDS encoding uncharacterized protein (ID:PFLUO_006930-T1.cds;~source:funannotate) — MASRRALFVIDIQNELIADPETRIPNPERVIKASEEILKATRSIIDLNNNRPSPWLIVFVQHEEFPPEGTMLRGSKPWELLFHLRANQEDEILVAKSTGDTFVSNPDLAQSLRDKNITEIVAFGLQSEGCVEATSTGALAAGFDVTVLSGAHSTYDSNGKTAIEIEREVEHRLSTRGARVVPWEEQISTWAEQP, encoded by the exons ATGGCTTCCCGAAGGGCATTATTCGTTATCGATATCCAGAACGAGCTTATCGCCGATCCCGAAACCCGCATTCCGAATCCTGAGCGGGTCATCAAGGCATCCGAAGAAATCCTCAAGGCTACTCGGTCAATCATTGACTTGAACAACAACCGTCCATCACCCTGGCTTATTGTCTTCGTACAGCATGAAGAGTTCCCGCCCGAAGGGACTATGTTGAGGGGCAGCAAGCCTTGGGAGCTCTTGTTTCATCTTCGTGCAAACCAGGAGGACGAGATACTGGTGGCGAAGAGCACAG GAGACACCTTCGTGTCAAATCCTGATCTCGCTCAGAGCCTTCGTGATAAAAACATCACCGAGATTGTTGCGTTCGGTCTCCAGAGTGAGGGCTGCGTGGAGGCGACGTCCACAGGGGCACTGGCCGCTGGATTTGACGTGACCGTGCTCTCCGGCGCACATTCGACTTATGATAGCAATGGGAAAACCGCTATAGAGATTGAGCGTGAGGTTGAGCACCGCCTGTCCACTCGTGGGGCTCGTGTTGTTCCTTGGGAAGAGCAGATCTCTACATGGGCGGAACAGCCGTAG
- a CDS encoding uncharacterized protein (ID:PFLUO_006927-T1.cds;~source:funannotate): MSIPTRSLGRNGPQVPAVGLGLMSLGDAYGSAGSLDDKVAFLEHAHATGQWFWDTADLYADSEDVIGEWFKRSGKRDDIFLATKFGIQFDPTTFAVSLHSNVEYVKAACEKSLSRMGVDVIDLYYCHRVDSITPIEKTIEAMVELKNQGKIRYLGVSEISAADLRRAHAVHPIAAYQVEYSPFALDAEKPDNDLLNVCRELGVAVIAYSPIGRGILSGHIQKFEDIPENDFRRMLPKYQPEHFPKILELVQGLKNVAHAHGSTTAQVAIAWVLAQGSDIIPIPGTRSTERADENTASALIQLTDKEVHDLRDLIERTEVPGDRYHAAMSMNVFGETPTL; this comes from the exons ATGTCTATCCCAACTCGAAGCTTAGGCCGCAACGGTCCTCAGGTGCCTGCAGTTGGCCTTGGTCTCATGAGTCTCGGCGATGCCTATGGATCAGCCGGGTCTCTCGACGACAAAGTTGCGTTCCTGGAACATGCCCATGCAACTGGCCAATGGTTCTGGGACACTGCCGACTTATATGCTGACAGTGAAGACGTTATTGGGGAATGGTTCAAGCGCTCCGGCAAGCGTGATGACATATTCCTCGCCACGAAATTTGGAATCCAATTTGACCCCACGACGTTCGCCGTGTCCCTCCACTCGAATGTCGAGTACGTTAAAGCTGCCTGTGAGAAGAGCCTCAGTCGAATGGGGGTGGATGTCATCGATCTCTATTACTGCCATCGCGTGGATAGTATCACGCCAATTGAGAAGACTATTGAAGCCATGGTCGAGCTGAAAAA CCAGGGAAAGATCCGGTACCTTGGCGTTTCTGAAATTTCAGCAGCAGACCTGCGTCGTGCCCATGCTGTCCATCCGATTGCTGCATACCAGGTGGAATACAGTCCCTTCGCACTGGACGCTGAAAAGCCGGACAATGATCTGCTGAACGTTTGCCGTGAGCTGGGTGTGGCTGTTATCGCGTACAGTCCCATTGGCCGAGGTATCCTCTCAGGGCATATTCAGAAGTTTGAGGACATCCCCGAAAATGATTTCCGCCGCATGTTACCGAAGTACCAGCCGGAGCATTTTCCCAAGATATTAGAGTTGGTGCAGGGGCTGAAGAACGTAGCTCACGCTCACGGCAGCACCACGGCCCAAGTTGCGATTGCGTGGGTGCTGGCGCAGGGTTCTGATATTATTCCGATCCCCGGTACCCGGTCGACTGAACGGGCGGACGAGAACACCGCCTCTGCATTGATTCAACTGACGGACAAGGAGGTTCATGATCTTCGTGATCTAATTGAGCGGACTGAAGTCCCTGGTGATCGCTATCACGCGGC AATGTCGATGAACGTCTTCGGGGAGACCCCGACACTGTGA
- a CDS encoding uncharacterized protein (ID:PFLUO_006931-T1.cds;~source:funannotate), which yields MDPNEMQQNAQVMDETMADAFNDNLGEGDMEVTPKTEEEYAQSMLTLRAIVSSKEAGVIIGKAGKNVADLRDETGVKAGVSKVVPGVHDRVLTVTGPLSGTAQAYAIVAKGLLEGAPQMGMGGIMSNNGTHPVRLLISHNQMGTIIGRQGLKIKHIQDASGVRMVAQKEMLPQSTERIVEVQGTPEGIEKAIWEIGKCLIDDWQRGTGTVLYNPAVRASLSSPPLSNSNPVGSGGNGGNGYTSRQYNRTGNGADFSDNGGYSRRSNSDAGTRGYPLVTEDGEEIQTQNISIPADMVGCIIGRAGSKITEIRRSSGARISIAKAPHDETGERMFTIMGSAQANEKALYLLYENLEAEKTRRSQLPQE from the exons ATGGACCCCAACGAGATGCAGCAAAACGCTCAGGTTATGGATGAAACCATGGCCGACGCCTTCAACGACAACCTGGGCGAGGGCGACATGGAGGTCACTCCCAAGACCGAAGAGGAGTACGCGCAGTCGATGCTGACTCTGCGTGCCATCGTCTCGTCCAAGGAGGCCGgtgtcatcatcggcaaggcTGGCAAGAATGTCGCCGACCTGCGCGACGAGACTGGTGTCAAGGCCGGCGTGAGCAAGGTCGTCCCGGGCGTCCACGACCGGGTCCTGACCGTCACCGGTCCCTTGTCGGGCACTGCCCAAGCCTACGCGATCGTTGCCAAGGGTCTGCTGGAGGGAGCTCCGCAGATGGGCATGGGCGGCATCATGTCCAACAACGGCACCCACC CCGTCCGACTCTTGATCTCGCACAACCAGATGGGCACCATCATCGGACGACAGGGTCTGAAAATCAAGCACATCCAGGATGCTTCCGGGGTGCGCATGGTCGCACAGAAGGAGATGCTTCCTCAGTCTACGGAGCGAATCGTCGAAGTCCAGGGCACACCTGAAGgcatcgagaaggccatctgGGAAATCGGAAAGTGCCTCATTGATGACTGGCAGCGCGGCACCGGCACTGTGCTCTACAACCCCGCGGTCCGTGCGTCCCTGagctcgccgccgctgaGCAACAGCAACCCAGTCGGTAGTGGTGGCAATGGTGGTAATGGTTACACCAGCCGTCAGTACAACCGCACTGGCAATGGTGCCGACTTCAGCGACAACGGTGGCTATAGCCGACGGTCCAACTCCGACGCTGGCACCCGTGGATACCCTCTCGTCACGGAAGATGGTGAGGAGATTCAGACTCAGAACATCAGCATTCCCGCGGATATGGTTGGATGCATCATCGGCCGGGCTGGCAGCAAGATCACTGAGATCCGCCGCAGCTCGGGAGCTCGCATCTCGATCGCCAAGGCTCCCCATGATGAAACTGGTGAGCGCATGTTCACGATCATGGGAAGCGCTCAGGCCAATGAGAAGGCTTTGTACCTTCTGTATGAGAacctcgaggccgagaagactCGCCGCAGCCAGCTGCCTCAGGAGTAA